The Corynebacterium qintianiae genome has a window encoding:
- the leuC gene encoding 3-isopropylmalate dehydratase large subunit, which yields MADQALTLAEKVWRDHVVTKGEGTDPDLIYIDFQLLHEVTSPQAFDGLRMSGRTIRRPEQHLATEDHNVPTLGIKTGNLLEIQEQTSRVQVETLRTNCEEFGVRLHPMGDVKQGIVHTVGPQLGITQPGMTIVCGDSHTSTHGAFGSIAMGIGTSEVEHVMATQTLSLKPFKTMAIEVSGELAEGVTAKDLILAIIAKIGTNGGQGHIIEYRGEAVRKLSMEARMTICNMSIEAGARAGMVAPDDKTFAYVKGREYAPKGADWDAAVEYWKTLPTDEGAQFDTVVEIDGSALTPFVTWGTNPGQGLPLSETVPDPESFGDDTAKRAAEKALQYMDLTPGTPLRDIKIDTVFLGSCTNARIEDLREAAAVIKGRRIAEGTRMMVVPSSAMVKKQAEEEGLDAVFTEFGAEWRTAGCSMCLGMNPDQLKPGERSASTSNRNFEGRQGPGGRTHLVSPLVAAATAVTGHLSSPADL from the coding sequence ATGGCTGATCAAGCCCTGACGCTCGCCGAAAAGGTGTGGCGCGACCATGTGGTGACCAAGGGAGAGGGCACGGACCCCGACCTGATCTACATCGACTTCCAGCTCCTCCACGAGGTGACCAGCCCCCAGGCCTTTGACGGCCTGCGCATGTCAGGGCGCACCATCCGCCGCCCCGAGCAGCACCTCGCCACCGAGGACCACAACGTGCCCACCCTCGGCATCAAGACCGGCAACTTGCTTGAAATCCAGGAACAGACCTCGCGCGTCCAGGTCGAGACGCTGCGCACGAACTGCGAGGAGTTCGGCGTGCGGCTGCACCCGATGGGTGATGTCAAGCAGGGCATCGTCCACACCGTGGGCCCGCAGCTCGGAATAACCCAACCCGGCATGACCATTGTGTGCGGCGACTCGCACACCTCCACCCACGGAGCATTCGGCTCCATCGCCATGGGCATCGGCACATCCGAGGTCGAGCACGTCATGGCTACCCAGACGCTCTCGCTCAAGCCGTTCAAGACGATGGCCATCGAGGTCTCCGGCGAGCTCGCCGAGGGTGTCACCGCCAAGGACCTGATTTTGGCCATCATCGCCAAGATCGGCACCAACGGCGGCCAAGGCCACATCATCGAGTACCGGGGCGAGGCCGTGCGCAAGCTCTCCATGGAGGCGCGCATGACGATTTGCAACATGTCCATCGAGGCCGGCGCCCGCGCGGGCATGGTCGCCCCGGACGACAAGACATTCGCGTATGTCAAGGGCCGCGAGTACGCACCGAAGGGCGCGGACTGGGACGCAGCAGTGGAGTACTGGAAGACCCTGCCGACCGATGAGGGCGCCCAATTCGACACCGTCGTCGAGATCGACGGCTCCGCTCTCACCCCGTTCGTCACCTGGGGCACCAACCCCGGCCAGGGCCTGCCCCTGTCCGAAACCGTGCCCGACCCGGAATCCTTCGGCGACGACACTGCGAAGCGCGCCGCGGAAAAGGCCCTGCAGTACATGGACCTGACCCCCGGCACCCCGCTGCGCGACATCAAGATCGACACCGTGTTCCTGGGCTCCTGCACCAACGCGCGCATTGAGGACTTGCGTGAGGCCGCGGCTGTGATCAAGGGCCGACGCATCGCCGAAGGCACACGCATGATGGTTGTGCCGTCCTCCGCGATGGTGAAGAAACAGGCCGAGGAGGAGGGACTCGATGCCGTGTTCACCGAGTTCGGTGCAGAATGGCGCACCGCCGGCTGCTCCATGTGCCTGGGCATGAACCCCGACCAGCTCAAGCCGGGGGAGCGTTCCGCATCCACGTCAAACCGAAACTTCGAGGGCCGCCAGGGCCCGGGCGGGCGCACCCACCTCGTGTCCCCGCTGGTGGCAGCGGCCACAGCTGTTACCGGCCACCTCTCCAGCCCCGCCGACCTCTAA
- the leuD gene encoding 3-isopropylmalate dehydratase small subunit — protein sequence MDKFTTHTGVGVPLTRSNVDTDQIIPARYLKRVSRTGFEDGLFSNWRENEPDFVLNQDAFKVGSVLFAGPDFGTGSSREHAVWALNDYGFRAVFSPRFADIFRGNSGKAGLLAGIMSESDIELIWKQLEQNPGMEVTVSLEDRTVTAGENTTTFDIDDYTRWRLMEGLDDIGLTLRDESAIDTFEASRPAFKPSV from the coding sequence ATGGACAAGTTCACCACGCACACCGGCGTCGGGGTCCCGCTGACCCGCTCCAACGTCGACACGGACCAGATCATCCCCGCGCGCTACCTCAAGCGCGTCTCCCGTACGGGGTTCGAGGACGGCCTATTCTCCAACTGGCGCGAGAACGAGCCCGACTTCGTGCTCAACCAGGACGCGTTCAAGGTCGGCTCCGTGCTGTTCGCCGGGCCCGACTTCGGCACCGGGTCCTCGCGCGAGCACGCCGTGTGGGCGTTGAACGATTACGGCTTCCGGGCCGTGTTCTCCCCGCGCTTCGCCGATATCTTCCGCGGTAACTCCGGTAAGGCGGGCCTGCTAGCGGGCATCATGAGCGAGTCCGACATCGAGTTAATTTGGAAGCAGCTCGAGCAGAACCCGGGCATGGAGGTTACGGTCAGCCTCGAGGACCGCACCGTCACCGCAGGCGAGAATACCACTACCTTCGACATCGACGACTACACGCGCTGGCGCCTCATGGAGGGCCTCGACGACATCGGCCTGACGCTTCGCGACGAATCGGCGATCGACACCTTTGAGGCGTCTCGCCCGGCGTTCAAGCCCAGCGTCTAG
- a CDS encoding YbjN domain-containing protein — MFAPVTQERIEGHLDTLNLTHFRGESDGLTRTGFPGLVCFFQVEDAGFKVTARWLPICDTNADALELRLVVNELNRSLPLVRVHPVRREDGSTVVLIEAPFFTSGAVSDEQFAAMIEFYFSAIHHVKAQLEKRLPQLAEKDSTQ, encoded by the coding sequence ATGTTTGCACCCGTGACACAGGAGCGCATCGAAGGTCACCTGGATACGCTCAACCTGACCCACTTCCGCGGCGAGTCCGACGGGTTGACCCGCACCGGTTTTCCCGGGCTGGTCTGTTTCTTCCAAGTCGAAGACGCAGGGTTCAAAGTGACCGCGCGTTGGTTGCCCATCTGCGACACCAACGCTGACGCCCTCGAGCTCCGCCTCGTGGTCAACGAGCTCAACCGCTCCCTGCCGCTTGTGCGCGTGCACCCCGTTCGGCGCGAAGACGGCAGCACGGTCGTGCTCATTGAGGCGCCTTTCTTCACGTCGGGCGCCGTCAGCGACGAGCAGTTCGCCGCGATGATCGAGTTCTATTTCTCCGCCATCCACCACGTCAAGGCGCAGCTGGAGAAGCGCTTGCCGCAGCTCGCAGAGAAAGATTCAACGCAATGA